In Oryza brachyantha chromosome 2, ObraRS2, whole genome shotgun sequence, a single window of DNA contains:
- the LOC102722190 gene encoding 20 kDa chaperonin, chloroplastic-like, which yields MASVQFSGAAVGAVAFARKGPAHGLCLPAPAAAVGVLRQARRPSRGLFVRAATVVAPKYTTLKPLADRVLIKIKSAEQKTTGGILLPSAVQSKPQGGEVVAIGEGRTVGDNKVEVSIQVGAQVVYSKYAGTEVELNDSNHLILKEDDIIGILETDDAKDMKPLSDHVLIKVAEAEDKTPGGLLLTETTKEKPSIGTVVAVGPGPLDEEGKRIPLSVSAGSTVLYSKYAGSEFKGADGTTYIVLRVSDLMAILS from the exons ATGGCGTCGGTGCAGTTCTCCGGCGCTGCGGTTGGTGCGGTGGCTTTTGCTAGGAAGGGGCCGGCTCACGGGCTCTGCCTCCCGGCACCGGCGGCAGCCGTCGGGGTGCTCCGCCAGGCGCGGCGGCCGTCCCGCGGCCTCTTCGTCAgggccgccaccgtcgtcgccccGAAG TATACAACGCTTAAGCCCTTGGCTGATAGAGTGCTTATAAAGATCAAGTCTGCTGAGCAGAAGACAACTGGTGGAATTTTGCTTCCTTCGGCTGTTCAATCTAAACCTCAAGGGGGTGAAGTAGTTGCCATTGGAGAGGGACGGACCGTTGGGGATAACAAAGTGGAAGTCAGCATTCAG GTTGGAGCCCAAGTTGTATATTCAAAATATGCTGGAACAGAGGTGGAGTTGAATGATTCCAACCATCTGATTCTTAAAGAGGATGACATCATAGGTATTCTGGAGACTGATGATGCAAAGGACATGAAGCCGCTTAGTGACCATGTTCTTATCAAG gtagctgaagctgaagataaAACTCCTGGTGGTCTGTTGCTGACTGAAACAACAAAGGAGAAGCCATCTATTGGAACG GTCGTGGCTGTTGGCCCTGGTCCTCTGGATGAGGAAGGCAAGAGGATCCCATTGTCGGTCTCTGCAGGCAGCACAGTTCTATATTCCAAATATGCTGGCAGCGAGTTCAAGGGTGCTGATGGCACGACCTACATTGTGTTGCGGGTGTCAGATCTAATGGCTATCCTCTCCTAA
- the LOC121053526 gene encoding ethylene-responsive transcription factor ERF015-like has protein sequence MMSSWSSSSSSPASAVETEGAGISDRGAKKYKGVRRRKWGKWVSEIRLPNSRDRIWLGSYDSPEKAARAFDAAFVTLRGHGAAGADLNFPNSPPSCNARSSDPQQVQAAALSHANRAPVTAQQAAAALMDADSPPSLSPEFATHEVVAPAVRDDGSIDWRPVMAHPPPLYSPPGWGTNAYDFLQAPPPAPACDEDMDVEEGSHGASASLWSFDTRDSSYFRY, from the coding sequence ATGATGTCATcgtggtcgtcgtcttcttcgtctccggcgagcGCCGTGGAGACGGAGGGCGCAGGCATTAGTGACAGGGGGGCCAAGAAGTACAagggcgtgcggcggcgcaaGTGGGGCAAGTGGGTGTCGGAGATCCGGCTGCCCAACAGCCGCGACCGCATCTGGCTAGGCTCCTACGACTCGCCGGAGAAGGCCGCGCGCGCCTTCGACGCCGCCTTCGTCACCCTCCGCGGCCACGGTGCCGCCGGCGCGGACCTCAACTTCCCgaactcgccgccgtcgtgcaaCGCCCGCAGCAGCGACCCGCAGCAGGTGCaggccgccgcgctctcccaCGCCAATCGTGCCCCCGTCACGGCGCAgcaggcggccgcggcgctcATGGACGCGGACTCCCCGCCCTCGCTGTCGCCGGAGTTCGCCACACacgaggtggtggcgccggccgtGCGAGACGACGGCAGCATCGACTGGCGCCCGGTCATGGcgcacccgccgccgctctaCTCGCCGCCCGGGTGGGGCACCAATGCCTACGACTTCTTGcaggctccgccgccggcgccggcgtgcgaCGAGGACATGGACGTAGAGGAGGGCAGCCACGGTGCAAGCGCTTCTCTTTGGAGCTTCGACACGCGAGACTCCTCCTACTTCCGATACTAA